One window from the genome of Deltaproteobacteria bacterium encodes:
- a CDS encoding ParB/RepB/Spo0J family partition protein translates to MNSEPMNAYYEDKVVPISKIDITDHTFRLSLRIDTANLVDSIQAVGLINPPVVTAIDNSTFIIVCGFRRIKACQLLGWQEIKARTLVGDLSEAELLKLAISDNRSHRSLNIIEQARGIQKLSAHTAGNSLEMLSSLLGFPSNQKVFQKISALIRLPEVIQTGVLDNTISFEAAADLCRLSPEDALVFYNFLKGFKLSQNKQKEIITLVEEIGIREDLMPSDVLESKEIRAILDSHRLNQNEKSSMVRAYLKRRRFPTLANAQEKFLRELKALKLDEHMHITAPAYFEGGLYTLRMTFKSLKDLRDRRQSLDALVKDPAMKRLLEL, encoded by the coding sequence GTGAACTCTGAACCTATGAACGCTTACTATGAAGACAAGGTCGTCCCCATATCGAAGATAGACATAACAGATCATACCTTTCGTCTCAGCCTCCGCATTGACACTGCAAACCTGGTTGACTCCATACAAGCCGTTGGCCTGATTAATCCTCCAGTTGTAACAGCTATTGACAATTCGACTTTTATTATCGTATGTGGGTTCAGGCGAATCAAGGCGTGTCAGTTACTCGGGTGGCAGGAAATCAAAGCACGGACGCTTGTAGGGGACTTGTCTGAAGCTGAGTTGCTCAAACTTGCCATATCGGATAACCGATCTCATCGGTCGTTAAACATAATTGAGCAGGCACGGGGCATTCAAAAACTAAGCGCTCACACCGCCGGAAACAGCCTTGAAATGCTTTCTTCGTTGCTGGGCTTTCCTTCAAACCAAAAGGTTTTCCAAAAGATCAGTGCATTGATACGTCTTCCCGAGGTCATTCAGACAGGTGTGCTGGATAACACCATCTCCTTTGAAGCAGCAGCCGACTTGTGCAGGCTTTCGCCAGAAGACGCCCTGGTTTTCTATAATTTTTTGAAGGGATTTAAACTGAGCCAGAACAAACAAAAAGAAATCATTACACTGGTCGAGGAAATTGGGATTCGAGAGGATCTGATGCCTTCGGATGTCCTGGAATCCAAGGAGATAAGGGCCATTTTGGATAGCCATAGATTGAATCAAAACGAGAAGAGTTCCATGGTGAGAGCATACTTAAAGAGACGCCGGTTTCCAACACTGGCCAACGCGCAAGAGAAGTTTTTGAGAGAATTGAAGGCGCTGAAGCTGGATGAACACATGCACATCACTGCACCTGCATATTTTGAAGGAGGGTTATACACGCTGCGCATGACTTTCAAGAGCCTTAAAGACCTGCGCGACCGCCGCCAGAGCCTTGATGCCTTGGTAAAGGATCCGGCCATGAAAAGGCTTCTGGAGTTGTGA